In one window of Paraflavitalea soli DNA:
- a CDS encoding Hsp20/alpha crystallin family protein, giving the protein MSSKELTKRSGQFPAVWDDFFKPWNDWFSNGFSQMKPVTIPAVNITDSNDEYKLSLAAPGLKKGDFHIDVDGNMLTISCEKEENKEEKDSRHTRKEYNYQSFSRTFTIPEEVSKEKIEASYDDGILKVKLPKKEEAKRMAITKNIQVK; this is encoded by the coding sequence ATGTCTTCTAAAGAATTAACTAAAAGATCTGGCCAGTTCCCAGCCGTATGGGACGATTTTTTCAAACCCTGGAACGATTGGTTTTCCAATGGGTTTTCGCAAATGAAACCAGTTACCATACCAGCGGTCAACATTACCGATTCGAACGACGAATACAAACTATCGCTGGCTGCACCCGGGCTTAAAAAAGGCGATTTTCACATCGATGTAGATGGTAACATGCTCACCATCAGTTGTGAAAAAGAAGAGAACAAAGAAGAAAAAGACAGCCGGCATACGCGTAAGGAATACAACTATCAATCGTTCAGCCGCACCTTTACCATACCCGAAGAAGTTAGCAAAGAAAAGATCGAGGCCAGTTATGATGATGGCATTTTGAAGGTAAAGCTGCCCAAAAAAGAAGAAGCCAAACGTATGGCCATCACAAAAAACATTCAGGTTAAATAG